The Lacrimispora xylanolytica genome has a segment encoding these proteins:
- the ilvB gene encoding biosynthetic-type acetolactate synthase large subunit has translation MKTLTGAEIVIECLKEQKVDTVFGYPGGSILNIYDALYKHQDEINHILTAHEQGAAHAADGYSRATGKVGVCMATSGPGATNLVTGIATAYMDSIPMVAITCNVALPLLGRDSFQEIDITGVTMPITKYNFIVKDITKLADTIRRAFAIAQTGRPGPVLVDITKDVTAASFDYEYKEPKPIVRQEDTITEEDLETALTMIRKSQKPYIFVGGGAIIAGAEEELSSFAHKIQAPVADSLMGKGAYDGTDELYTGMVGMHGTKTSNLGITECDLLIVIGARFSDRVVGKASKFARNAKILQFDVDPAEINKNIKTHASVVGDVKSILRKLNVRLDPINHEEWVAHIERLKDMYPMRYEKSILTGPFIIEKIYEVTGGDAVIATEVGQHQMWAAQYYQYKYPRSFITSGGLGTMGYGLGAAMGAKMGVKDKVVINIAGDGCFRMNFNEIATATRYNIPIIQIVLNNHVLGMVRQWQTLFYGKRYSHTELNDQVDFVKIAEGMGAKAYRVTSKEEFEPVLREAIALNVPVVIDCQIHCDDKVFPMVSPGAPIEEVFDAEDLKI, from the coding sequence ATGAAGACATTGACAGGAGCAGAGATTGTAATCGAATGCTTAAAAGAGCAGAAGGTGGATACGGTTTTTGGGTATCCGGGAGGCTCGATCCTGAACATTTACGATGCCCTTTATAAGCATCAGGATGAAATCAACCACATCCTTACAGCCCATGAGCAGGGAGCGGCCCATGCGGCAGACGGATATTCCAGAGCAACCGGCAAGGTGGGAGTCTGTATGGCAACCTCAGGTCCTGGAGCTACCAACCTTGTTACAGGAATTGCAACGGCTTACATGGATTCTATCCCCATGGTTGCCATCACCTGTAACGTGGCCCTTCCACTTCTTGGGCGGGATAGTTTTCAGGAAATCGATATAACTGGCGTAACCATGCCGATTACCAAATATAATTTTATTGTGAAGGATATCACAAAGCTTGCAGATACCATTCGCAGGGCCTTTGCAATCGCCCAGACAGGGAGACCTGGCCCGGTTCTCGTTGATATCACAAAGGATGTAACAGCAGCCTCCTTTGATTATGAATACAAGGAACCAAAGCCAATCGTCCGCCAGGAGGATACCATTACAGAGGAAGACTTAGAAACAGCTCTGACCATGATTCGTAAATCCCAGAAGCCATATATCTTCGTAGGCGGCGGAGCGATCATTGCCGGTGCCGAGGAAGAGCTTTCTTCCTTTGCCCATAAGATTCAGGCTCCGGTAGCTGACAGTCTCATGGGAAAGGGTGCCTATGACGGGACCGATGAGCTTTATACGGGAATGGTAGGAATGCATGGAACCAAGACTTCCAATCTGGGAATCACGGAATGTGACCTTTTAATTGTTATTGGGGCCAGATTCAGTGACCGCGTAGTAGGAAAGGCATCGAAGTTCGCCCGCAATGCAAAGATTCTTCAGTTTGATGTAGATCCGGCTGAGATCAACAAAAACATTAAGACACATGCAAGCGTAGTGGGAGATGTAAAATCCATTTTAAGAAAGTTAAATGTAAGACTGGACCCAATAAACCACGAAGAGTGGGTGGCTCATATTGAGCGGTTAAAAGATATGTACCCCATGCGGTATGAAAAGAGTATCTTAACTGGTCCATTTATTATAGAAAAGATTTATGAGGTGACTGGCGGAGACGCTGTCATTGCTACTGAGGTAGGCCAGCATCAGATGTGGGCGGCTCAGTACTACCAGTACAAATATCCGAGAAGCTTTATTACCTCCGGAGGCCTTGGAACCATGGGCTACGGACTTGGTGCCGCCATGGGTGCCAAGATGGGAGTGAAGGATAAGGTAGTTATTAACATAGCAGGAGACGGATGCTTTCGAATGAATTTCAATGAGATTGCCACTGCCACCCGTTACAACATCCCCATTATTCAAATCGTTTTAAACAACCACGTACTTGGCATGGTCCGCCAGTGGCAGACCTTATTCTATGGAAAGAGATATTCCCATACCGAATTAAATGACCAGGTAGATTTTGTTAAGATAGCAGAAGGAATGGGAGCAAAGGCATACCGGGTAACCAGCAAAGAGGAATTCGAGCCGGTACTTCGGGAAGCCATTGCCTTAAACGTTCCTGTTGTTATAGATTGTCAGATTCACTGCGATGATAAGGTATTCCCTATGGTATCACCGGGGGCGCCCATTGAAGAGGTATTTGACGCAGAAGATCTAAAGATATAG